In a genomic window of Thermoplasmata archaeon:
- the pyrE gene encoding orotate phosphoribosyltransferase yields the protein MLVGCGAVKFGRFRLTSGRESDYYIDIKAASTRPEILRRIAEEMAKYVKGTRLAGMELGAVPIVAAVSLQTGLPFVMLRKQPREHGTGSQIEGELRAGEMVTLLEDVATTGGSMLRSVALLRGAGAEVPRAVVVVDREEGAREALQREGVELVALVKISELLGARGR from the coding sequence ATGCTCGTCGGATGCGGCGCGGTGAAGTTCGGCAGGTTCAGGCTAACCTCGGGCAGGGAGAGCGACTACTACATCGATATTAAAGCGGCTTCGACAAGGCCTGAAATCCTCCGGCGAATCGCGGAAGAGATGGCAAAGTACGTAAAGGGAACACGGCTGGCTGGAATGGAGCTGGGTGCGGTTCCCATCGTGGCCGCGGTCTCGCTCCAGACGGGGCTTCCCTTCGTCATGCTCCGGAAGCAGCCGAGGGAGCACGGCACTGGCAGCCAGATAGAGGGAGAGCTCAGAGCGGGCGAGATGGTTACGCTGCTCGAGGATGTGGCAACCACCGGCGGCTCAATGCTCCGCTCCGTCGCTCTGCTCAGGGGGGCAGGCGCCGAGGTCCCGAGGGCGGTGGTCGTCGTCGACAGAGAGGAGGGAGCGCGCGAGGCCCTCCAGAGAGAAGGCGTCGAGCTCGTCGCGCTTGTGAAGATTAGTGAGCTCCTGGGCGCGCGCGGGAGATGA
- the purD gene encoding phosphoribosylamine--glycine ligase has translation MGTKVLLIGGGAREHAIARALVEGGAELYTVMKNRNPGIMRLSRDVLLAGETDVEKVCLYATSRGVELAIVGPEAPLEAGIVDGLERAGVRCASPTRAAARIETSKEFMRSLMERHRLPGRVEYKVFSRPSEVREFLRDYPKGVAVKPVGLTGGKGVKITGDQLLTREDAIAYATEVIEKKVGGEAKVVIEEKLEGEEFTLQAFSDGKRVVPMPAVQDHKRAYEGDVGPNTGGMGSYSQEDHLLPFITKEEFDEGAKIVQRVVDALASEGTPFRGPIYGQFMLTREGPKVVEVNARFGDPEAMNVLAIMSSNLLEACEAMAAGNLNPARVAFEAKATVCKYVVPVGYGTEPRVGAEILVDEKGVEGEGARLYYASVNEQGQGRVLTTSSRSLGVVGIGGRVEEAEVRCEAALRHIKGEFFVRHDIGKPEALRKKLEHMRFIRGR, from the coding sequence ATGGGGACGAAGGTGCTATTAATAGGAGGAGGAGCAAGGGAGCACGCCATCGCACGGGCTCTCGTGGAGGGGGGTGCGGAGCTCTACACGGTGATGAAAAACCGCAACCCAGGGATAATGAGGCTCTCAAGAGACGTCCTGCTGGCGGGCGAGACGGATGTGGAGAAAGTCTGCCTCTACGCAACCTCGAGAGGCGTGGAACTCGCCATCGTGGGTCCTGAGGCCCCGCTGGAGGCCGGCATCGTAGACGGGCTGGAGAGAGCGGGGGTGCGTTGTGCCTCCCCTACAAGGGCAGCCGCAAGGATAGAGACATCAAAGGAGTTCATGCGCTCGCTAATGGAGAGGCACCGACTCCCCGGGAGGGTGGAGTATAAGGTCTTCAGCCGGCCCTCTGAAGTCAGGGAGTTCTTGAGGGATTACCCGAAGGGCGTGGCGGTGAAGCCCGTGGGGCTGACAGGAGGGAAGGGAGTGAAGATCACCGGCGACCAACTCCTCACAAGGGAGGACGCAATCGCCTATGCAACCGAGGTCATAGAGAAGAAGGTCGGAGGGGAAGCCAAAGTGGTGATAGAAGAGAAGTTGGAGGGCGAGGAGTTCACGCTACAGGCTTTCTCCGATGGGAAGAGGGTTGTGCCGATGCCCGCCGTCCAGGACCACAAAAGGGCGTACGAGGGTGACGTCGGTCCCAACACGGGCGGCATGGGATCTTACTCACAAGAAGACCATCTCCTGCCCTTCATCACTAAGGAGGAGTTTGACGAGGGTGCGAAAATCGTCCAGAGAGTCGTGGATGCGCTGGCCTCGGAAGGGACACCGTTCAGGGGTCCAATATACGGCCAGTTCATGCTCACCCGCGAGGGGCCAAAGGTGGTGGAGGTCAACGCCAGATTCGGGGACCCAGAGGCGATGAATGTCCTAGCGATAATGAGCTCAAACCTGCTCGAAGCCTGCGAGGCGATGGCCGCCGGTAACCTCAATCCTGCCCGAGTAGCCTTCGAGGCGAAGGCGACGGTGTGCAAATACGTCGTTCCAGTAGGCTATGGCACCGAGCCGAGGGTCGGGGCGGAGATTCTCGTGGACGAAAAGGGAGTGGAGGGCGAGGGGGCGAGGCTCTACTATGCATCTGTGAACGAGCAGGGGCAGGGGAGGGTATTGACGACCTCCTCCCGCTCGCTGGGTGTGGTTGGAATCGGCGGGAGAGTCGAGGAAGCAGAGGTTAGGTGCGAGGCCGCCCTCAGACACATCAAGGGCGAATTCTTTGTCAGGCATGACATCGGGAAACCCGAGGCGCTGAGAAAGAAATTGGAGCACATGAGATTCATCCGGGGGCGCTGA
- a CDS encoding METTL5 family protein, which yields MKKKELERILQSIPPHPRPSAGLEQYTTPADVAADMLFLAAQLGDIEGRIVGDLGCGTGVLAIGAGLLGARRVVGVDIDPEALDVAQRTARAMGVELELRKGSVEDFREELDTVLMNPPFGAQRRHADRPFLHKAFECAPVIYSFHNAATEDFVRREAQGAGFTVTHKNKYRFSIPHMFSFHKKETQEVRVLLLRMEFGGAGSRISGVRGRDDN from the coding sequence GTGAAGAAGAAGGAGCTCGAGAGAATTCTCCAGAGCATACCACCCCATCCGAGGCCATCGGCCGGGCTCGAGCAGTACACCACTCCGGCCGATGTGGCTGCGGACATGCTCTTTCTGGCAGCACAGCTGGGCGACATTGAGGGCAGGATAGTGGGGGACCTCGGGTGCGGGACGGGCGTGCTCGCGATTGGCGCCGGGCTGCTGGGAGCTCGGAGGGTTGTGGGCGTGGACATCGACCCGGAAGCGCTCGACGTGGCCCAGCGGACAGCGCGCGCGATGGGGGTTGAGCTCGAGCTCAGGAAGGGCAGCGTGGAGGATTTTCGGGAGGAGCTGGACACTGTTTTGATGAATCCGCCTTTCGGGGCCCAGAGAAGGCACGCCGACCGCCCCTTTCTCCACAAGGCCTTTGAATGCGCCCCGGTGATCTACTCTTTCCATAATGCGGCCACGGAGGACTTCGTCCGACGTGAGGCCCAGGGAGCCGGGTTTACCGTCACCCATAAGAATAAGTACAGATTCAGCATACCTCACATGTTCAGCTTCCATAAAAAAGAGACCCAGGAGGTCAGGGTCCTGTTGCTCCGGATGGAGTTCGGGGGAGCAGGGTCCCGAATTAGTGGAGTGAGAGGGAGGGACGACAATTGA
- a CDS encoding exosome complex RNA-binding protein Csl4, translating into MKRMVLPGEEIGTMEEFLPGQGTYEENGKIYSALAGVLEIDPREMVTNIRAFNPPVKLKIGDAVIGRVTDIRSSMVEVELIKVAGKDRAISDQGVASIHIAHISENYVPDIESQFRLLDYIRAKVIQVTPSIQLSTVGPEFGVIRALCSVCRIPMVVKGEHLYCEACHRTESRKLARSYGTSDFWTAPTAEQIALDQQRYGSQTLRRGGRDRGERAGGRGGWRGGGRKNRGKGELRGRGPRREDRARSNGRSA; encoded by the coding sequence GTGAAGCGGATGGTCCTACCGGGTGAGGAGATAGGAACGATGGAGGAGTTCCTGCCCGGGCAGGGTACTTACGAGGAGAACGGCAAAATCTACTCGGCGCTCGCCGGGGTGCTTGAAATCGACCCCCGGGAGATGGTGACTAACATCAGGGCGTTCAATCCGCCCGTGAAGCTCAAAATCGGCGACGCCGTGATTGGCAGGGTGACGGATATCCGCAGCTCGATGGTGGAGGTGGAGCTAATAAAGGTCGCGGGAAAGGACAGGGCGATATCCGACCAGGGCGTGGCCTCGATTCATATAGCGCACATCTCCGAGAACTATGTTCCGGATATAGAGTCGCAGTTCCGCCTTCTGGATTATATAAGGGCCAAGGTCATTCAGGTCACGCCGTCCATACAGCTGAGCACGGTTGGACCAGAGTTCGGTGTTATCAGGGCGCTATGCTCGGTTTGCAGGATACCTATGGTGGTCAAGGGAGAACACCTTTACTGTGAAGCGTGCCACAGGACCGAGAGCCGAAAGCTCGCCCGTAGCTATGGAACCTCGGACTTCTGGACAGCTCCGACCGCCGAGCAGATCGCCCTCGACCAGCAGAGGTACGGTTCTCAGACCCTCAGGAGGGGCGGAAGGGACCGCGGGGAGAGAGCGGGGGGAAGGGGGGGATGGAGGGGCGGGGGCAGAAAGAATCGAGGGAAGGGGGAACTCAGGGGTCGCGGGCCAAGAAGGGAGGACCGCGCTCGCAGCAATGGCCGGTCAGCCTAG
- a CDS encoding DUF6015 family protein: MKEDEDLPTTTSAPSLRDCDEVVTLQDMRLALRAVLGSKGMSDPETDKLADYLMNFFGFEDCMIDNVLEAEDRDVFYTLEEEGLLRTEREEIYLLKGKMWRIHYWILRKKEILALARDRVERGKTQMDNYALIYDQVDDEVWASRSSLSDARNGLH, from the coding sequence TTGAAAGAGGATGAGGATTTACCCACCACAACCTCCGCCCCGAGCCTTCGCGACTGTGACGAGGTCGTCACCTTACAAGACATGAGGCTTGCCCTCAGGGCTGTGCTCGGAAGCAAGGGGATGAGCGACCCTGAGACAGACAAGCTTGCGGACTACCTGATGAATTTCTTCGGTTTCGAGGACTGCATGATAGATAATGTGCTAGAAGCCGAAGATAGGGACGTCTTCTATACTTTGGAGGAGGAGGGGCTCCTGAGGACAGAAAGGGAGGAGATATACCTGCTCAAGGGCAAGATGTGGAGAATTCACTACTGGATTCTCCGGAAAAAAGAGATTCTGGCCCTCGCACGGGACAGGGTCGAGAGGGGCAAAACACAGATGGACAACTATGCACTAATATATGACCAGGTCGATGACGAAGTCTGGGCCTCAAGGAGCTCACTAAGCGACGCAAGGAACGGCCTCCATTGA
- the cutA gene encoding divalent-cation tolerance protein CutA translates to MQKLILIYVTARDRTEGLKIARCVVRERLAACANVFRIRSVYWWKGRVEEGGEVAVVLKSRTELLRRLVARIRELHSYELPCVVAVPIMGGNPAFLRWIKEETGSAAKPDPAER, encoded by the coding sequence ATGCAGAAGCTCATCCTTATTTATGTAACGGCGCGGGACCGGACTGAAGGCCTCAAAATCGCACGCTGTGTAGTGAGGGAGCGCCTCGCCGCCTGCGCCAACGTTTTCCGAATTCGCTCGGTGTACTGGTGGAAGGGAAGGGTGGAAGAGGGCGGTGAGGTTGCGGTCGTGCTCAAGAGCCGGACTGAGCTTTTGCGCCGGCTGGTGGCCAGAATTAGAGAGCTTCATTCATACGAACTACCCTGTGTCGTTGCGGTCCCGATCATGGGCGGTAACCCGGCCTTTCTGAGGTGGATTAAGGAAGAGACGGGGTCGGCGGCCAAACCTGACCCAGCTGAACGCTAG
- a CDS encoding FAD-linked oxidase C-terminal domain-containing protein, which translates to MGGSRIARCLDELKSIVGAGNVRTDPLELLAYSRDMSVHKGVPEVIVFPRSTEEVSRVLRLAHRERIPVTPRGSGTSVTGGVLPLKGGIVLDMCLMNRIKEIKPEDRLAVVEPGVICADLNAALAPKKMFFPPDPGSSAIATLGGMVATNASGLRAVKYGTMKDFVMGLEVVLADGRVIRTGTRAPKSSSGYDLTRLFVCSEGTLGVFTEITLRILPAPESVVAVVAAFKRIEEAGLAISRILGAGVPLACAEVMDRISLAVIKEAMGLSIPDCDGMLLMELDGDRAAVAGQLEKVLAICREIGTVELRSTDDPKERMVMWTGRSGLVPSFSRYKPGSRLIPIAEDFGVPPTKIPDAIRGIQEIAKRNDITIATFGHVGDGNLHSTFIADVRKREEWNKIHKVGEELIELAVRLGGTVTAEHGTGRSKAPFIRRELGGAVEVMAAIKRALDPENILNPGKMGLENGTADIYDFFAYDHVVEREEGLRSFGGDVDSELLACIQCGFCRGGCPVFALTRMESYNAKGFVTLAFGLYDGTLEPSRELVDKFFHCTTCMNCRAKCPAGIRIPALVQAVRARLGERGLTPEVFRGMIKNIMEVGNPYGEDPTRRAELLPASLRTPVPGSEALLFMGCLPTLKDVRILPATLRVLESAGVRVTTMGTGEGCCGLPAFLVGAPETSSILKKNMERIESLRPGLIVSPCAGCARSFKELYPKHTGLRIPAMHLVEYLHRLMEEGRLRPTGELRRTVAYHDPCDLGRHLGIYELPREILKKVPGLTLVEFKENRAFAKCCGGGGGFKAYDTQMSLAIAEKRVLGAVDVEADTIVSACPTCKSNLSQAAAKLAKEGIARLQVMDIVEVLAKVL; encoded by the coding sequence ATGGGTGGGAGCCGTATTGCTCGGTGTCTTGATGAGCTGAAGAGCATTGTCGGCGCTGGGAACGTGAGGACCGACCCTCTGGAGCTTCTTGCATATTCAAGGGACATGTCGGTTCATAAAGGAGTCCCTGAGGTCATAGTTTTTCCCCGGAGCACGGAGGAGGTCTCTAGGGTACTGAGGCTGGCGCACCGGGAGCGCATACCCGTTACCCCGCGAGGCTCGGGAACGAGCGTCACCGGAGGGGTCCTCCCGCTGAAAGGGGGCATTGTTCTGGACATGTGCTTGATGAACCGGATAAAGGAGATAAAGCCGGAGGACAGGCTCGCCGTGGTCGAGCCGGGGGTTATTTGCGCGGATTTGAATGCGGCGCTCGCCCCTAAAAAGATGTTCTTCCCCCCGGACCCCGGGAGCTCTGCGATTGCGACTCTCGGGGGGATGGTTGCGACAAACGCCTCAGGCCTCAGGGCAGTCAAGTACGGCACGATGAAGGACTTCGTCATGGGCCTCGAGGTTGTCCTAGCGGACGGCAGGGTCATCCGCACGGGCACCAGGGCCCCCAAGAGCTCCTCGGGCTACGACCTGACCCGGCTCTTCGTCTGCTCTGAAGGGACCCTTGGAGTCTTCACGGAGATAACACTCAGAATTCTCCCCGCGCCAGAGAGCGTGGTGGCGGTCGTCGCCGCCTTTAAGAGAATCGAGGAGGCGGGTCTGGCGATATCGCGCATTCTGGGCGCCGGCGTCCCGCTCGCATGCGCCGAGGTTATGGACCGAATCTCACTCGCGGTTATCAAGGAGGCAATGGGGCTCTCCATACCCGATTGTGACGGTATGCTCTTGATGGAACTCGACGGTGATAGGGCGGCGGTGGCGGGGCAGCTCGAGAAGGTGCTGGCCATATGCAGGGAAATCGGGACTGTGGAGCTCCGCTCGACCGACGACCCAAAGGAGCGGATGGTGATGTGGACAGGCCGCTCCGGACTTGTGCCGTCCTTCTCACGCTACAAGCCGGGCTCCCGCCTGATTCCGATTGCCGAGGACTTCGGCGTTCCACCTACAAAAATCCCCGACGCAATCAGGGGAATTCAGGAGATCGCGAAAAGGAATGACATCACCATCGCTACATTCGGGCATGTGGGCGACGGGAACCTCCACTCCACATTCATAGCGGACGTCAGGAAGAGGGAGGAGTGGAATAAGATACATAAGGTGGGCGAGGAGCTCATCGAGCTAGCGGTCCGTCTCGGGGGTACAGTCACAGCGGAGCACGGGACTGGCCGCTCCAAGGCCCCGTTCATAAGGAGAGAGCTCGGGGGGGCGGTGGAGGTGATGGCTGCGATAAAAAGGGCCCTAGACCCGGAGAACATCCTCAACCCCGGCAAAATGGGGCTAGAGAATGGGACCGCTGACATCTATGACTTCTTCGCCTACGACCACGTCGTTGAGCGGGAAGAGGGTCTTAGGAGCTTTGGGGGGGATGTGGACAGCGAACTCCTCGCCTGCATCCAGTGCGGCTTCTGCAGGGGCGGTTGCCCTGTCTTCGCCTTAACTAGAATGGAGTCCTACAACGCAAAAGGCTTCGTCACTCTCGCCTTCGGACTCTATGACGGGACCCTGGAGCCATCGAGGGAGCTCGTGGACAAGTTCTTCCACTGCACCACCTGCATGAACTGCAGGGCCAAGTGCCCAGCCGGAATAAGGATACCGGCGCTCGTTCAGGCCGTCAGGGCCCGCCTCGGCGAGAGAGGTCTTACACCGGAGGTTTTCAGGGGAATGATAAAAAATATCATGGAAGTGGGGAACCCTTACGGCGAGGACCCCACTAGAAGGGCCGAGCTGCTCCCCGCCTCTCTGCGCACCCCCGTACCGGGCTCCGAGGCGCTCCTATTCATGGGGTGCCTGCCCACCCTCAAGGACGTCCGCATCCTGCCCGCCACCCTCAGGGTCCTGGAGAGCGCGGGCGTCCGGGTGACGACGATGGGGACCGGGGAGGGTTGCTGTGGCCTCCCAGCCTTTCTAGTGGGAGCGCCCGAGACCTCCTCCATCCTGAAGAAAAATATGGAGAGAATCGAGAGCCTGAGGCCGGGCCTCATCGTCTCCCCGTGTGCGGGCTGCGCCCGCTCTTTCAAGGAGCTTTACCCGAAGCACACGGGCCTTAGGATACCCGCGATGCATCTCGTCGAGTACCTGCACAGACTCATGGAGGAGGGCCGGCTCAGACCCACCGGCGAGTTGAGACGCACTGTGGCCTACCACGACCCCTGCGACCTTGGGAGGCATCTCGGCATCTACGAGCTGCCGCGTGAGATTCTGAAAAAAGTTCCGGGCCTGACGCTCGTTGAGTTTAAAGAGAACAGGGCCTTTGCGAAGTGTTGCGGAGGGGGCGGCGGATTCAAGGCCTACGACACCCAAATGAGCCTGGCGATAGCCGAGAAGAGAGTCCTAGGGGCCGTCGATGTGGAGGCAGACACAATCGTCTCCGCCTGCCCAACCTGCAAGAGCAATCTCTCACAGGCTGCGGCGAAGCTGGCGAAGGAGGGGATTGCGAGGCTTCAGGTAATGGACATCGTCGAGGTTCTGGCGAAGGTGCTCTAG
- a CDS encoding MBL fold metallo-hydrolase codes for MVLRVCVLASGSSGNATYVSSGTTSLLIDCGIPARVIVQRLAELGVSPRELQGILISHAHLDHFKSAGTLHARYGVPVFTSRATLRAIDRKKSCGSFWRVRECRGFPERLGDIVIQTFTVPHGGRETGEPVGFVLESDGRRAGYLTDCGEVTSRVVDALRGVDLLVIEANYHRPIVLQKLQDPSFSAFWPYLRWVDSPRGHLSNQACADALRRVLTADTRAVFLAHISENHYDPRRDNNDYETARALAMEAIMDAGLRTPLYRTYRREKTEGRRSELVSL; via the coding sequence ATGGTTCTCCGGGTTTGCGTTCTTGCGAGCGGAAGTTCGGGCAACGCTACCTACGTCTCCTCGGGGACCACCAGCCTCTTAATCGACTGCGGCATTCCTGCCAGAGTCATTGTCCAGCGCTTGGCCGAGCTCGGGGTGTCCCCGCGCGAGCTTCAGGGCATCCTCATATCCCACGCCCACCTCGACCACTTCAAATCCGCGGGCACCCTGCACGCGAGGTATGGTGTCCCAGTATTCACCAGCCGTGCAACTCTGCGAGCGATAGATAGGAAAAAGAGCTGCGGCTCTTTCTGGAGAGTCAGGGAGTGCAGGGGCTTCCCGGAGAGGCTCGGGGACATTGTTATTCAGACATTCACTGTCCCCCACGGAGGAAGGGAGACAGGGGAGCCCGTAGGCTTCGTCCTAGAGAGCGACGGGAGGAGGGCCGGCTACCTGACGGATTGTGGCGAGGTGACCTCCCGCGTCGTTGACGCTCTCAGGGGCGTTGACCTGCTCGTCATCGAGGCCAATTACCATCGGCCCATCGTCCTGCAGAAGCTGCAGGACCCCTCCTTCTCCGCGTTCTGGCCCTACCTGAGGTGGGTGGACAGCCCAAGGGGGCACCTCTCCAATCAGGCCTGCGCCGATGCTCTCCGGCGCGTCCTGACAGCTGACACGAGAGCGGTCTTTTTGGCCCACATCAGCGAGAACCACTACGACCCACGGCGCGACAACAACGACTACGAGACCGCCAGGGCTCTTGCGATGGAAGCCATTATGGACGCCGGGCTGAGGACGCCGCTCTACAGAACCTATAGAAGGGAGAAAACGGAGGGTAGGAGGAGCGAGCTGGTCAGCCTCTAG
- a CDS encoding class II glutamine amidotransferase yields MCRLFGSLNVSRDSLRRHLVSSPCSLLSQSNASPHRLQADGWGLAYYLNSGRAKIVRSTLPIFEDKDTFFKAVDKVGGRIVLAHIRRASNPCKLPLEMLRRPENIQPFSSGRWVFVHNGTINYPDRVAEVLGRYKERLRGTNDSEVYFWLMMAGIRRTASVRSAFLETWSAIIKVWSELSREERRRARLPYIGLNFILSDGKKLYALCKYDGYRPKGEDNWLCGAEPPRPLFEMCYRLEDGGRGLVVASERTEPVGRWVPLRDGTFLEAQLDRGKVRVEVCSL; encoded by the coding sequence ATGTGCAGGCTGTTCGGCTCGCTCAATGTTTCCCGGGATAGCCTGAGGAGGCACCTTGTCTCCTCTCCATGCTCCCTCCTCTCTCAGAGTAACGCCAGCCCGCACAGGCTCCAGGCCGACGGATGGGGGCTCGCCTACTACCTGAATAGCGGAAGAGCGAAGATTGTTCGGAGTACCTTACCCATATTTGAGGATAAGGATACTTTTTTCAAAGCGGTAGATAAAGTCGGTGGGAGGATTGTGCTCGCCCACATCCGGAGGGCGAGCAACCCATGCAAGCTCCCGCTCGAGATGCTCCGCCGTCCCGAGAACATCCAACCCTTCTCCAGCGGGAGATGGGTCTTTGTCCACAATGGAACTATTAACTATCCAGACAGGGTCGCGGAGGTGCTAGGGAGATACAAAGAGCGCCTCAGGGGTACAAACGACAGCGAGGTCTATTTCTGGCTGATGATGGCCGGCATACGGCGGACGGCTTCGGTCAGGAGCGCCTTCCTTGAGACATGGTCAGCAATAATAAAAGTTTGGAGCGAGCTTTCCAGGGAGGAGAGGAGGAGAGCGCGCCTCCCCTATATCGGTCTGAATTTTATCCTGAGCGATGGGAAAAAGCTCTATGCGTTATGCAAATATGATGGGTACAGACCAAAGGGCGAGGACAACTGGCTCTGCGGGGCGGAACCACCCAGGCCCCTCTTCGAGATGTGCTACAGGCTGGAGGATGGGGGGAGGGGGCTGGTCGTGGCGTCGGAGAGGACGGAGCCGGTGGGGAGGTGGGTTCCCCTGCGGGACGGAACCTTTCTTGAGGCCCAGCTGGATCGCGGAAAGGTGAGGGTCGAGGTGTGCTCCTTATAA
- a CDS encoding long-chain-fatty-acid--CoA ligase, protein MAAWLNIGEILRVNAVKFRDKMALKDAKRQLSFKEYNERSCRLANALLGIGLKKGDRVGILSYNCLEFMEIYAATAKTGIVAVPINWRISPEDIKYVVNNSDARALIVGERFIETVENIRPGLTDIPDGAFIAISDKPHKGYKNYEELLAASSPEEPGIRVAPEDVWIQLYTSGTTGKPKGVVRTHESYIAFYILNAVDYGFTQHDYGLIVMPLCHVNSTFYSFVFTYIGASVYIHREYNFDAAELLEIIDREKITFTSLIPTHYNLILNAPEEVRKKFDGSSMKQILCSSAPVRQQTKLEIMKFFKNAKLFEAYGSTEAGLVTLLRPEDQLKKLGSIGKECSGTDLIKILDENKQPVKPGEVGELYSRGPMMFKEYYKMPELTKSSFVGEYFSAGDMARMDEDGYYYLVDRKANMIITGGEHVYPSEVEEVISKHPAVFDVAVIGVPHEKWGEAVKAVVILKEGMSATEKEIIDFAGQRLASFKKPKSVDFIKPEEMPRTATGKILHRVLRERYQAKMEK, encoded by the coding sequence ATGGCCGCCTGGCTGAACATCGGAGAGATTCTTCGCGTCAACGCTGTGAAGTTCAGGGACAAAATGGCCCTTAAGGACGCGAAGCGCCAATTGAGCTTCAAGGAGTACAACGAACGCTCCTGCCGCCTTGCCAACGCACTCCTCGGCATTGGCCTAAAGAAGGGCGACCGAGTCGGTATTCTCTCCTACAACTGTCTTGAGTTCATGGAGATATACGCCGCGACAGCGAAGACCGGCATCGTGGCCGTCCCCATCAACTGGAGAATTTCTCCGGAGGACATCAAGTACGTCGTAAACAACTCAGATGCAAGAGCGCTTATTGTGGGCGAGAGGTTCATTGAGACCGTCGAGAACATAAGACCGGGATTGACGGATATTCCCGACGGGGCCTTTATCGCAATTTCAGATAAGCCCCACAAAGGATACAAGAACTATGAGGAGCTGCTGGCAGCCTCGTCTCCGGAAGAACCGGGCATTCGGGTTGCCCCCGAAGACGTCTGGATTCAGCTCTACACCTCCGGAACCACCGGGAAGCCCAAGGGCGTCGTCCGGACCCATGAGTCCTACATCGCCTTCTACATCCTCAACGCCGTGGACTACGGCTTCACCCAGCACGACTACGGCCTTATAGTAATGCCTTTGTGCCACGTCAACTCGACATTCTACTCGTTCGTCTTCACTTACATCGGCGCTTCGGTTTACATCCACAGGGAGTACAACTTCGACGCTGCGGAGCTGCTAGAGATAATAGATAGGGAGAAAATCACATTCACATCCCTGATTCCCACCCACTACAATCTGATTCTCAACGCCCCAGAGGAGGTGCGCAAAAAGTTCGATGGTAGCTCGATGAAGCAGATTCTATGCTCCTCGGCCCCGGTTCGCCAACAGACGAAGCTGGAGATAATGAAGTTCTTCAAGAACGCAAAGCTCTTCGAGGCCTATGGCTCCACCGAGGCTGGACTAGTTACTCTGCTCAGGCCGGAGGACCAGCTGAAGAAGCTCGGCTCGATAGGGAAGGAATGCTCCGGCACGGACCTGATCAAGATTCTGGACGAAAACAAGCAGCCCGTCAAGCCCGGGGAGGTGGGGGAGCTGTATTCTCGGGGACCGATGATGTTCAAGGAATACTACAAGATGCCCGAGCTGACGAAGAGCTCCTTCGTTGGGGAGTACTTCTCTGCCGGTGACATGGCTAGAATGGACGAGGACGGCTACTATTATCTCGTGGACAGGAAGGCCAACATGATTATCACCGGGGGGGAGCATGTGTATCCATCGGAGGTCGAGGAGGTTATATCGAAGCACCCGGCGGTCTTCGACGTGGCCGTTATAGGTGTTCCCCACGAGAAATGGGGCGAGGCTGTGAAGGCAGTAGTAATTCTCAAAGAGGGAATGAGCGCGACAGAGAAGGAGATTATCGACTTTGCAGGACAAAGACTGGCCTCTTTCAAAAAGCCGAAATCCGTGGACTTCATCAAGCCCGAGGAAATGCCGAGAACCGCAACCGGCAAAATCCTCCATAGGGTTCTGAGGGAGAGGTACCAAGCCAAGATGGAAAAATAG
- a CDS encoding zinc ribbon domain-containing protein: MATINCKKCGAPMELDPGAKFSKCRYCDSQIYIDKSGAGFFYIIPFMINATQVQGVFRRWTAGSNMARDLESEARISVLRQSYFPVYMFKRDLGGKESVVVRPARSTTLPGLRSLKIPPGDLKIFDQKYNVEGVELLQPELDMLAYLDQLPGKSVEQALVFFPIWAIEYHYKGRKYSAVVDGSSGEIFATDYPPRQAAPYILVAGAGLAAFIIEGFFIPWGLIAAAVTAPVVFFAGYYVAKNM, translated from the coding sequence TTGGCGACAATAAACTGCAAGAAGTGCGGGGCACCTATGGAGCTCGACCCCGGAGCTAAGTTCTCGAAGTGCCGCTACTGCGACTCCCAAATTTATATCGATAAAAGTGGTGCTGGTTTCTTCTATATTATTCCGTTTATGATAAACGCCACGCAGGTTCAAGGCGTCTTCAGGCGGTGGACCGCTGGCTCGAACATGGCCCGGGATCTGGAATCCGAGGCGAGGATATCTGTCCTTAGGCAGTCATATTTTCCTGTATATATGTTCAAGAGGGACCTCGGCGGGAAGGAGAGCGTTGTCGTCCGGCCGGCCCGCTCCACGACCCTTCCGGGTCTCCGCAGCCTCAAAATCCCCCCGGGAGATTTGAAAATCTTCGACCAGAAGTACAATGTGGAGGGCGTCGAACTCCTCCAGCCCGAGCTCGATATGCTTGCCTATCTGGACCAGCTCCCCGGAAAATCGGTTGAACAGGCCCTGGTCTTCTTCCCGATCTGGGCAATTGAGTATCACTACAAAGGGCGTAAGTACTCCGCAGTTGTCGATGGTTCCTCTGGGGAGATATTCGCCACCGATTATCCCCCCAGACAGGCCGCACCATACATCCTCGTCGCCGGAGCGGGACTGGCGGCTTTCATCATCGAAGGCTTCTTCATCCCGTGGGGCCTGATTGCGGCGGCGGTGACCGCTCCTGTGGTTTTCTTCGCGGGGTACTATGTCGCAAAGAATATGTGA